The sequence below is a genomic window from Chanos chanos chromosome 16, fChaCha1.1, whole genome shotgun sequence.
TCGCCCGCTTGCCTGCTGCTGGGCGATCTCATTAGTCAATAGTCCATAGCGCACCACCAAGTTGCACTCTGGGATGTCAAGTCCCTCCTCGGCCACGCTGGTGGAGATCAAGACGTTGAGGGTACCCTTCCGAAACTGCAGTATCGTCTCCTTCTGCCCTcgctgtacaaacacacaatgtgcAAGACTGAGCAAAACGAAATCAAAAAGACAAATATAgcaacatgcatgcacacttgGGAAAATATACAGCTCTGGTGTGAATTTGTAGTAGAGATCAGTGATGTATGGTTGTGGACGTGGGCACAttggctgtgggtgtgtgtgtgtgttgtaaatatAAGAACATAGTTTTCGTGgaatacacacagctgtgctgTTATAACTGATAGATATGTGCCACTTAGTATTAAATACCTCCGCTCAAGATTGGTCGTGGCCACCTTTTTGGTGTTCCTTGAATGTGAATCGATCTTAAGTCTGACTGGATGTTTTCAGTGCTTGTTTTATTGATTGTccaataaaactgaatttacCGTCATCTGAGGTTTCATGCTGCGACTCATTACCCAGCCACAAACTTTATTGGACCTTTTTTCTTCGCAAAGTATTATCGAGCCATTCCACTCAAGATAGAGGAACTGGCACAGCCAGCTTGACCACGGCTACACTCTCTGGCCGAGAAGGGTAGTATCCATGATTCGGTAATAACACACATGTACTACATAGCTAAGACAAAAAAACTAACATAGGAAAAAATTAAACTCCtgtgacagaggaacagaacatATTTCTTATTTTGTGCTTCTGCAACAGATTGAGGACCTGAAGGATCTGTTTTCTATATTTGAATGATTGTCCAGGCCCAATTTTTCtttagtgtttctctgtgttgtagctCTTATCCTTTTAGCTAGTAATCCTCGTCTGAAAAATTCTCCGGATAAAAATTGATAAAGGATTAATGGGATGTTTGGATTTGTCCTATTAAAATTTGATTAACGTGATTAGAAATTGATGGAAAGTACACAAGGCAAAGTCAGAATCTGTGCAGAGCCAAGTAATCTGAATGCTCATAAATTTTGACCAAGTCGTGCCCAGCGAAAGTTGGCGAGAAGTCTAAAAAAAACTCCCAAAGTTTCTTGAGAGTCTTCTGGGAGCTTATCCAAAAATCAAAGCCATGTTCTAACCACAGTCCCTCAGAGAGGATCATGAGATACCTGGGTCATGTGATTGGCACCTGTGCCAGCTCCTGTGAGGATGGAGGCACGTATGTTGACTCGTTGTAGTTCGGGGTTGGCACACACCCAGTCGTAGAGGCAGCGAGTTCCCTCACGTGTTTTGGAGAAGATGATGCCTTTGGAGTCATCCTTACCATCAAACTGCTTCACCAGGGTTTTCTCAAGCTGTGCCAGTTTTGGGTTCTCATAGATGGGATTGGATGCCAGCTCTTTCAGCTCCACACGGTTTTCTGAGCGAGAGATTGAGGGATATTTTGTATTCTAACTGGTTCTCCAATCATCACCATCATTTGCATAATTGTTGTCCTCTTAACCTTAATATTTACCTCACCGGTAATgcaagaaacagacacaagacaaaaagaatttgTGCCATGAAGGCAAAATGTTCGTACCCTCAAAGAGTCCAGTGAGGAACATGTCAGTGACGTCCAggatgttttcttgttttgtgagGTAGAACTCGTGGAGAACCCGTAACGCGTCAATCATTCGAACCGTGTCGTTGATGAGCAGAGCATCGTTATATTTACGAAGGTGCAGAGCACACTGAGCCACcagtctgttctcctcttgaacacctgacacacacacacacacacacacacaaatatacctCTTTGTTTTGGAAGAACTGGCTCTTAGTGCATTTAATGAACAATggagaacaaaaaacaattttttgaCGACCGCATGCTATCGATTTTCATATCCAAGACAGTAAAAACAGGACCTATATCACAATGTACGCTCactaaaataaagtaaaatctGGCTTCATTCCGCTTCAAACTTCAACACGCTCCCACCTGTCTTCTCCAGCTGCACCACATCTGCCTCGTACTCTTGTGTACCAAACGCGCGAAACTTAACCTCTTTCCCCTGGCCCATAAAGTCATGGATCATCCCCATCATCATCTTTAGGTGACTCCCGAATGGGTCCtgagacacacgcgcacacacacagacacacacagaaaaaggtCTTGCTCTGTGGTCTACGAAAAGAGATTGGTGGACGTGTGTAGAAAAGTGAAGTTGAAAAAGTAACTTCTAGAACGTACTTCAAGCCTCTCCTCCACAATGTCATATGTCTTCCTTGGTTTGGGCACGACCTTACTCAGCTCAGGAACGTATTCCTTGGAAGAAACGATGACTGAGTCCAGATTTGCACAAATCTGAgaaggagataaagagaaagagatattacaaaataaagcttattttaaaatgcgttataaatacattaaatgcTGACTACAAGCTTCATGTTCAGATCTATGCATGTAACCAGAATAGTTAAAagctgacacacactcacacacacacacacacacatacacacacacacacacacctgtagcaCATGTTTGACAGCTCCATCAATACTTCTGTTTCCACCGGTGCCCGGAGATGCGGTGAGGCCAAGAATTTGGGGTAGCCTGGTTTCCGGATTTCGGAGCCTGCTTTCCACATATCGTGCCATGATCTTATTATACACACCATCCTTATGGGTGTGGTGACACTCATCGATAATCAGCAGCGTGAAAtctgacaggaaagagagaggagagagagagagagaaagagtgagagaggagacagaagacAATAAATGGAGAActgaagagtgtgtgaatgtgaagaaCGGTGTTCCTTCCATCAAAATTCGTTTTGATGTCTCTCAACTCTTGCTGGTTGCAAAGCAATGTTTGCAATTGCCCAATGCATCTTTAAGCTGTCGTTtaatttaaatgataaaaaaaacagcataaaatgaTTTACATTGATTTtcaatcctaaaaaaaaaaaattaaaaatgtattgggggggggggggagactaCAAATTACTATCAATATTCAAAATTCCCTGCAGTGTAAATACACTACTCAGACCAGGAAAGTCAATAATATTTTACATcatgttttaatcatttttgggTAGGTTTACCAGTGAGCTCCAcgtgtttttcctcttcattgcTGATCAAGGCATTTTCCAGTATCTGAGCAGTGCAAATAATCAGGTCGCAGTCTTTAACCACGTGAGCAAAAAAGTCTTTCTGGCTGCTGTCTCCACTAATGGCCACCAGTTCGTAATTCCTTCCCAGGTGAGGATTAAACTCTTTGCTATAATGCTGATCAACCAGATGCACCTGAGAgtcaaagacaggaaaagaaagaaagaatgagacatGACGTTCTCCCAATAGTTGAAAGaagagtgtgtggagagagagagagagagagagagagagagatgaagagaaaatagGAAAGAAAACGAGGACACCATTGATACGTACCTTGTTGACCAGAACCGCGACTTTGGCGTTTCGGGTGGTTTCGAGATGCATCTTAGCGACGTATACGGCGGCACGTGTTTTCCCGCCTCCGGTGGGAAGCCAGATGATGCTGTTTTCCCCTTTCAGCGCCCTCTGGACCACCTCGATCTGGTAGCCCCGCAGCCCAAAGTCCACCATCTAGAGCAGACCACAGAGACCATGACTACACAAGTCTCCTCTGGATATATCCTTTCCTTTGTATCGGAGCTTATGAGTATGAACATCAATGTCAGTAATAAGGCATGTGCAGATCTCTTTCATACATTATAACATACttaacacacacttttaaagtGTATCTGTTgctacacactttttttttttagagagtgAAGAGAATCCATCCTCTGTACTAGTCAGTGTGTACCATGTCCAGATTATGCTAATGCTTTGAGTCTGGAGACTTCTGTCCAAGCCATTTTGAATACCAGTCTATGCTTACTtctttgtgtgttattgtttccCATTAGGGCCCGAGCACCGAAGGTCCTGTGCCTCCAGTGTCCACAGGTTAcaggtgttgtgtaaagatgtgttagCGTATGCAGTTATTGGACATAATGACAGCTGACATTCTTTTTTGTAGCTGTATTTAGAATCATGACACTGACGTCTGTATTTTCTAAGGACACACGTGAACATTAATCTAACAATaaaaatttgtgtttgtttgccaatACCTCAGCAAGATAGTTGCTtatattttgtggttttgtggtgtaGGTGGgaaatatttccaaaaaaaaaaaaattgcacataGTAATTTAGAAACTTTTATAAGCAAGGGCTTGCTTACAAGCCCTGGGCGTATGTACAAAGGAAAtggttaatctaaaaaagccCACCTGTTCGTTgtactacttttggcagattgcttggttcacataaaatgattctgttgataGGGCCGAATCCTTTTAGCTATTACAATGACCATGTAATTTGGCACACGCATCAGATGTGAGTGCACTGTTGGATGACGAAACGTCATGGGTCGCGAATCGCCAGGTACGAGGGCCCGCCATCGCCGTTTACGCCGTATTtagattattatttttatttaacgcCACTGTCATCTCTCGACACCTACGCCAAACATCACAAAAGACTTCAGTTTTCCTGTGCTCTCACTGCATTATAACGTGAGGAGTCTGGTCAAATCACTGGAGAAAAAACTCCCCATGCAAGTTTAAAAGACTTTAACAAAGACTCATGAAAACGTCACACGAGACGGGTGGATATACTAAATTCACTGCAAACACTGAACGTCTCGctaaatggcaaaaaaaaatgtagtgagCATTGCACTATTTGTgcattcaaacaaaaaaccaaagagTAACACTTTCTGCTCATTAAACTAGTTTCTATGGATACGTAGGCAAGATAAACAGTCGGTCTTAATTAAACTGATGGCTGTGACACAGCATAGCTGAGTTCAGAATGTCTACACTATCACATCAAATATTTGAACAAATGAATCAACAGGTACTTGAAACCAATTTTATTAACTCATACAACAGAGAGTGAAGATAACAGTACAAATACACCGTTGGATTCCATATTAAAATACTGCATTGCAGGTCTTTGCGTACTAAAATGTACGAGGGTTTAGTCTAGCTGTTTCCACTCACCTTGAAAAGCGTCTGTCTTAAGTTGTCTTATAACGTCTTTTAAAAGTCTCAGGTACTGTATTCATCTGCAGTCTGGCGAGctgtgagagaaaacagtaCTTAAGCTGCTCTTTTAAACCAGTTACCTGGTCGGacggcagagagaggaaaaacgaAAACGAAACTAACTGCAGGAGGGGCCCCATTCGAGGGGGTGTGTGAGGGCCAACCAAAGTATAACAAAGAAATGATTCATAGcaatttgagagagagggagagagaaagagaaagaaagacagagagagagagtagaaattGCCTACAGACCTAATTAGTGAGTCATTCTTTAACCGTTATGGGACACGGGAGAAAAATCTCAGAACTGTCTACAGACCAATATCTGTCATCATGcatgaaaatgacacaaagGTGATAATTATATTGTCAAAGAGGAAAGCATGGGAGCCAAACACAAAGTACACATTAAGATTAGTCAtggcacaacacacactactgaaGATTCTGGCTCACAGTAAGTTAAACAACTCAGAGCTGCTCAACTGTAATTCCCCTTTCTCAGGGTATCTGTGTTATAGATCCACGCAGTCACATAGCGCACGTACACAATACCTCACACTGATGATACAGCGCAGTATGTGAGACTGAGAGTATTTATAAgtaaaatataaacaataaacaattttttttttttacattttgtgcaTATAACACTCCATTCTTGAACTCAGGATATTTTCTGGACAGAACACTGGTGTAGTGTTCCTGTTTTCCCAATTTTAGAGTAAGGTGAACAGGCCTGTCCTATTAATAACTATAGAGAACAGTGTACCTATTACCTGTTACACTCAGAGAGACTCTTCTCTGACAACAGAGATCTTAGCTTGATTTCTTGCCTTTGCGCGTACGTAATGTAGTTATCATATGAAAGCAGATACACTGTGCATATGAGTGGTGTGTTTTGGTGTAGTGTCTGAGGAACACAGATCAGGATTTTAAAgtaacagacagaaaatgtttgACCAGACAcaaatcatttcttctttttaaactttGCCCCACTGGTCGGTTTCCTGCCCCCCCTTTAGCTAACTCATTGACGAGTAACTGCAGTTGTTTCTTTTGACCAGCACAGTAAGACTACTAGCAAATAATTAAAGGTTATAAAGAGTCATTCATAGAATGAATCAGAGTTTTGATAAAGAGCGGATTCTAAGCACGAAATAAAAAAACGGAGTTGAAGATGCACATAGGACAGAAACGGAGAAGAACCTAGAAGGGCCCCGTTGTTCGATGGAGCaacatgagaaaaaggaaactgaaGGGACTCCCCGTCGTTGCGCTAACAGAACCGGCTTCTAAAACGCGCTCAGTGAAGCAGTACAATCAACTCACAGGCCTGTCGCCTGGGTACAACACTAAGCAAATTTGCAAGCCCTTTAAACGCCGGAGGGCAGGTTAGCTCTGTGCTAATATACAGTGCAATGATAACACCTGACTCTACACGGAAATAAAGCTtgtgttaaatgtttttcaaaGTGAAGACTTCGTCCACTTTGTTCATCttgataaaatattttgtatgtttgttttccccCATACCGTCGTGCGGAAAATAAGAGTTCTCTTGTACTGAGGAAGAAGAAATGCCAAACAAAagttacacattaaaaaaaagaaaaccctttaATTTGAGTGAAGAACATTACAGTACATAGAGCTTCTTGCAATTCACAAGCATtttcaaacagaaccaaaaacCATAGATACTGACATCTTTGCTTGACCCTTTGTCATTGAGACAGGTAGTCATTTACTCCTTACAACCTCAGTGCAGCATGGGTAATCAGTCTAGCAGACAGGaggaaacgggggggggggggggcaaaaacgaaaataaaaatcaagagacaaaaaacaaaacctggaaATACAGCCCTGATTATGACATCAACACCGCTGCAGTTTCTCAAAGCTCTTCATGATTCAAGTATACACccagaagaaaaaacatcaacaacaacaacaacaacaaaaaacgctGTCTCCCGTCACTGCTAAACGCTAACgagaaaacagcagaaaactaCATGCAGCATCAGGAGaggtgcagacacacacacacacacacacacacacacacatacacacacacaaacatacacgatACTCAGGCATTGGTTTGAGTAACCACTGAGCGACGTTAGACGAATAAATCCCACCGCGCCGATGAAGACTGTGCGCTGTTTCCATATGACACCGTGTGCTGTCAAACCACACAAGTGacaaagcattcatacaaatGAGTGACTGACGTCCATTTCATGCTCTtctttttctgactttttttttttttttttttgtccatttggTGAAACACAGCAGCGCTTGGTTACAACACGTTGACAACATTTCCACTGTAAAATAAATGACTTGACATATGAACAGTTTCAACTTTATGTGTTTAGTCCCAATATTACTCAACATTATTAAAGTCTTACCTAGCAGAGCACTGTCGATGAGGAGCCACTGAACAACTTTTGTCGAGAAAATGAGAACTGTGAAGCCCTAACGACCGTTACCATGTCATGACAATCAACTCTAGAACATGATGAAACTCTTGTTTACAGTTGTTGGACAATGTGTGGTAATGTGGCCACTGTTCAGAACTTACCACCCAAACAAGTACTAAAGCTAATTACATCATGTATACAAAAACTCAGCTATTTACTGACCAGACCTGGAAAGACAACACTGTGAAGACATATTTCAGCCTAATGATGTTATGGTCCATAAACGCATTATTCTAGATTTTGATAACGTTcgttaaagaaaacacaaaacccaTCAAAAATAGccttttaaaacaattttcaaCTAATAAAGACTCAACCAGGCCAAACATGTAGAACTGTCTATTGACCAATTGCAAAACcatcaaacaccaaaaaaaagctTATGTGAAAACGGAAGATAAAGTAAAACAGCAAGGTTTCactttatctttattttagttttatagTAAGgtacagtaaaacaaataaacggGGTGAATATGTCAACCACATCAACGTTAGTTTTCACATTTCAAACCAAAACCATGGTCCATACTCCTAACTGGCGCATctgtatgacagacagacctaTTCACCAATTACAGGTCagtttttacagtgtaaaa
It includes:
- the dhx58 gene encoding ATP-dependent RNA helicase DHX58, coding for MVDFGLRGYQIEVVQRALKGENSIIWLPTGGGKTRAAVYVAKMHLETTRNAKVAVLVNKVHLVDQHYSKEFNPHLGRNYELVAISGDSSQKDFFAHVVKDCDLIICTAQILENALISNEEEKHVELTDFTLLIIDECHHTHKDGVYNKIMARYVESRLRNPETRLPQILGLTASPGTGGNRSIDGAVKHVLQICANLDSVIVSSKEYVPELSKVVPKPRKTYDIVEERLEDPFGSHLKMMMGMIHDFMGQGKEVKFRAFGTQEYEADVVQLEKTGVQEENRLVAQCALHLRKYNDALLINDTVRMIDALRVLHEFYLTKQENILDVTDMFLTGLFEENRVELKELASNPIYENPKLAQLEKTLVKQFDGKDDSKGIIFSKTREGTRCLYDWVCANPELQRVNIRASILTGAGTGANHMTQRGQKETILQFRKGTLNVLISTSVAEEGLDIPECNLVVRYGLLTNEIAQQQASGRARAADSTYSVVAQAGGREVRRERTNEYLEELTSRAVAQVQRMDLREFRQEIKQLQMESVMSRIMAESQRNTRRSQHSGAQVELICRGCFAVVGRGNDMRVFEGTHHININPDFKVYYKIGGQVQLERTFEDWEPGRVISCATCGKDWGMEILIKKLMKPLPCLKIKSFSLKTPEGSRSPKKWKDVPFTVEELEMEEYVTRHFPDLWLD